The Kluyveromyces lactis strain NRRL Y-1140 chromosome B complete sequence genome contains a region encoding:
- the PTC4 gene encoding type 2C protein phosphatase PTC4 (similar to uniprot|P38089 Saccharomyces cerevisiae YBR125C PTC4 Cytoplasmic type 2C protein phosphatase identified as a high-copy number suppressor of the synthetic lethality of a cnb1 mpk1 double deletion overexpression decreases high-osmolarity induced Hog1p phosphorylation and kinase activity): MGQLLSHPLTEKTIIYNDYQTSGHKLSLRHDTHQEVEIPRFYNCVGSMQGYRLTQEDAHLVKTGSESLIVSFHDPFIGKVVKYQISIFAVFDGHGDNNCSNYLAGSLYEHTHPQAHSTTDRILTEHDGLIYFIKLAFESHKYTSFSRPDGNKRQFRTLEGLICQVIKDSFKACDAAFHKHFANEASGSTAIVALLINGSMLYVANTGDSRCILSKKNKAIKPMSYDHKPQHIGELIRINDDGGTVSLGRVGGVLALSRAFGDFQFKRNVKYQNLNTLAVSSKRKYIPAEEAQVTVEPDVLPHAIDLSQDEFLVLACDGIWDVYSNKALVNFIKYHLTLGLKLDNILAKILDHGISCADSNTGVGFDNFTLIVVVLQQPGETLDEWYARIKSRLEREKGLL, translated from the coding sequence ATGGGCCAATTACTTTCTCATCCATTAACAGAAAAGACGATTATCTACAATGATTACCAAACGAGCGGGCACAAGTTAAGCCTTCGTCATGATACACATCAGGAAGTTGAGATTCCTAGGTTTTACAATTGTGTTGGCTCTATGCAAGGTTATAGATTAACTCAAGAAGATGCCCATCTGGTTAAAACGGGTTCAGAATCCCTAATTGTATCATTTCATGATCCGTTTATTGGTAAAGTGGTAAAGTATCAGATATCGATTTTTGCTGTTTTTGACGGACATGGAGATAacaattgttccaattaTCTAGCTGGATCGTTGTATGAACACACACATCCACAAGCCCACTCGACCACTGATAGAATTTTGACAGAACATGATGGTTTAATATACTTCATCAAGTTAGCATTTGAATCGCATAAATACACTTCGTTTAGCAGACCGGATGGGAACAAGAGGCAATTTAGAACTTTGGAAGGGTTGATCTGTCAAGTCATTAAAGATTCCTTCAAGGCGTGTGATGCTGCATTCCATAAACACTTTGCGAACGAAGCATCAGGGTCAACAGCAATCGTTGCCCTACTCATAAACGGATCAATGCTCTATGTGGCGAATACTGGTGATTCTCGTTGCATACTTTCTAAAAAGAATAAAGCTATAAAGCCAATGTCATATGATCACAAACCACAGCATATAGGAGAACTGATAAGAATAAACGATGACGGGGGAACGGTTTCACTTGGAAGAGTGGGAGGCGTGCTTGCACTCAGTCGAGCTTTCGGAGATTTCCAGTTCAAAAGGAATGTGAAATATCAGAACCTCAATACCCTTGCCGTCAGCAGCAAGAGGAAATACATCCCGGCAGAGGAGGCTCAGGTTACAGTAGAACCGGATGTGCTTCCGCACGCCATCGATCTGTCACAAGATGAATTTTTAGTCTTAGCATGCGATGGAATATGGGATGTATACTCGAACAAAGCATTGGTgaatttcatcaaatatcATTTGACACTCGGTCTAAAGTTGGATAATATCCTCGCAAAGATATTAGACCATGGAATAAGCTGCGCAGATTCGAATACAGGGGTCGGATTTGATAACTTCACATTGATCGTGGTTGTTTTACAGCAACCAGGAGAGACTTTAGATGAGTGGTATGCAAGAATCAAATCCAGACtggaaagagaaaaaggtCTGTTATAG